The Streptomyces sp. NBC_01244 genome contains a region encoding:
- a CDS encoding response regulator transcription factor, with the protein MRVLVAEDHRVLARTIATGLRRQAMAVDIATTGVEAERMCLLTSYDVLVLDRDLPVMSGDEVCRRLRELTDPPRILMLTAAGELTDKVYGLTSLGADDYLAKPFDFTELVARIRALSRRTPKPPHTVLSFGNITLDETRREVSVDGNPLELSPKETAVLRLLMRAGGAPVAHDEIVRTVWDEHLDPGTSAVRTTISRLRAKLGDSCPILTAKGEGYRLCG; encoded by the coding sequence ATGAGAGTCCTGGTAGCGGAGGATCACCGCGTTCTCGCCCGCACCATCGCCACCGGCCTGCGCCGTCAGGCGATGGCCGTCGACATCGCCACCACGGGCGTCGAGGCCGAGCGGATGTGCTTGCTCACCTCCTACGACGTACTGGTCCTCGACCGCGACCTGCCGGTCATGAGCGGCGACGAGGTCTGCAGACGGCTGCGCGAGCTCACCGACCCGCCACGGATCCTGATGCTGACCGCGGCGGGCGAGCTCACCGACAAGGTCTACGGCCTCACCTCGCTCGGCGCCGACGACTACCTGGCCAAGCCCTTCGACTTCACCGAACTCGTCGCCCGGATCAGGGCCCTGAGCCGCCGCACCCCCAAGCCGCCCCACACCGTGCTGAGTTTCGGCAACATCACCCTCGACGAGACGCGTCGCGAAGTGTCCGTGGACGGAAACCCGCTGGAGCTCTCCCCGAAGGAGACCGCGGTCCTGCGCCTGCTGATGCGGGCCGGTGGGGCACCGGTGGCCCACGACGAGATCGTCCGCACCGTCTGGGACGAACACCTCGACCCGGGCACCAGCGCCGTCCGCACCACCATCAGCCGGCTGCGCGCCAAGCTCGGCGACTCCTGCCCGATCCTCACGGCCAAGGGAGAGGGGTACCGGCTGTGCGGCTGA
- a CDS encoding ABC transporter permease — MNFVKRAGMSLGSRRSKTAALLAIFLVICALLLGGLLLEDAAARRESDARRSIGVDVTVRKDGLTRAQADRLAAPGLVHRYNAEMRVRAAAQGFTPLTPRFPEPGGTATEDGAKSELAVNGVRDTGMLLPFSYGSTKVTAGRGITPEDEGRDVAVIEQRLADANHLKAGDTVRVRSPDGARTMPVTVVGIFRDPARDPAMWTAPHELPGNTLYVPVGTTEKLTAGTATVSEAVFKIGSPDRARRLHAETERLLGKGGFDFRVNDKAYKDQVLPIERVGTFAGLMVRVIALAGALILGLVVALQIRERRTELGVLLAMGEKKWKLIGQHAVEVAAVALPAVALAALAGSFAGQPAGEAFLGHQGHKPVSSGSTPDAEIASPTVRVEAADVGKVAGIALGMSLVSTVIPGLGILRLHPRSLLTDSE, encoded by the coding sequence ATGAACTTCGTCAAGCGCGCCGGCATGAGCCTGGGGAGCAGGAGATCCAAGACCGCGGCCCTGCTGGCGATCTTCCTCGTCATCTGCGCCCTGCTCCTCGGCGGCCTTCTGCTGGAGGATGCCGCCGCCCGCCGGGAAAGCGACGCGCGGCGTTCCATCGGCGTCGACGTGACCGTCCGGAAGGACGGTCTCACCCGGGCTCAGGCCGACCGGCTCGCCGCCCCGGGCCTGGTCCACCGCTACAACGCGGAGATGCGGGTGCGGGCCGCCGCGCAGGGGTTCACGCCGTTGACGCCGAGATTTCCGGAGCCGGGCGGTACCGCGACCGAGGACGGGGCGAAGAGCGAGCTGGCCGTGAACGGTGTGCGTGACACGGGGATGCTCCTGCCCTTCTCGTACGGCTCGACGAAGGTCACGGCAGGTCGCGGCATCACCCCTGAAGACGAGGGGCGCGACGTCGCGGTGATCGAGCAGCGCCTGGCCGACGCGAACCATCTGAAGGCGGGCGACACCGTACGGGTGCGGTCGCCGGACGGCGCGCGCACGATGCCCGTGACGGTCGTCGGCATCTTCCGGGACCCGGCACGGGATCCGGCGATGTGGACGGCGCCGCACGAACTGCCCGGCAACACGCTGTACGTCCCGGTGGGCACCACGGAGAAGCTCACCGCCGGTACCGCGACGGTCAGCGAGGCGGTCTTCAAGATCGGCTCGCCGGACCGGGCCCGGCGACTGCACGCCGAGACCGAAAGGCTCCTGGGCAAGGGCGGCTTCGACTTCCGCGTCAACGACAAGGCCTACAAGGACCAGGTCCTGCCCATCGAGCGGGTCGGCACGTTCGCGGGACTGATGGTCCGGGTGATCGCCCTGGCCGGAGCGCTGATCCTCGGCCTCGTCGTGGCCCTGCAGATCCGCGAACGGCGCACGGAGCTCGGAGTGCTGCTCGCGATGGGCGAGAAGAAGTGGAAGCTCATCGGCCAGCACGCCGTCGAAGTGGCGGCCGTGGCCCTGCCCGCCGTCGCCCTCGCCGCTCTGGCCGGTTCGTTCGCCGGGCAGCCCGCCGGGGAGGCGTTCCTCGGCCACCAGGGCCACAAGCCGGTCTCGTCCGGCAGTACCCCGGACGCCGAGATCGCTTCGCCCACGGTACGGGTCGAGGCGGCCGATGTCGGCAAGGTCGCCGGAATCGCGCTCGGCATGTCCCTGGTCTCCACGGTCATCCCGGGCCTCGGGATCCTGCGCCTGCATCCCCGTTCCCTCCTCACCGACAGCGAATAG
- a CDS encoding response regulator transcription factor produces the protein MPTILVVDDQILVRSGLVALLKAAPGITVVGEAESGETAIVAAAELRPEVILMDIRMPGIGGIAATRHILENAPWNPPKIIILTTFDLDTYVLQALRSGAGGYLLKNTPPDRLIAAIHTVHAGDTLLSPAALQELLALCAVRPAVPPATSHPADALTPREREVLTLVGAGMSNAEIAVRLVLSPATIKTHVHRCMTKLALTSRAQAVVFAYEAGLVTT, from the coding sequence ATGCCCACGATCCTCGTCGTCGACGACCAGATCCTCGTCCGATCCGGACTGGTCGCGCTCCTGAAAGCCGCGCCCGGCATCACGGTCGTCGGCGAGGCCGAAAGCGGCGAAACGGCCATCGTCGCCGCGGCCGAACTCCGCCCCGAGGTCATCCTCATGGACATCCGCATGCCGGGCATCGGAGGCATCGCCGCCACCCGGCACATCCTGGAGAACGCCCCCTGGAACCCGCCCAAGATCATCATCCTGACCACCTTCGACCTGGACACCTACGTCCTCCAGGCCCTGCGCTCGGGAGCCGGCGGGTACCTCCTCAAGAACACCCCGCCCGACCGCCTGATCGCCGCCATCCACACCGTCCACGCAGGCGACACCCTCCTGAGTCCCGCCGCCCTCCAGGAACTCCTCGCCCTCTGCGCCGTCCGGCCCGCGGTGCCGCCGGCGACCTCACACCCGGCCGATGCCCTCACCCCGAGGGAGCGGGAAGTCCTCACCCTCGTCGGCGCCGGCATGTCGAACGCCGAGATCGCCGTCCGGCTCGTCCTGAGCCCGGCGACCATCAAGACCCACGTCCACCGCTGCATGACCAAACTCGCCCTCACCAGCCGCGCGCAGGCCGTCGTGTTCGCCTACGAAGCGGGGCTCGTGACGACGTGA
- a CDS encoding sensor histidine kinase: MTRPSAPFTIPRLQLLAQIADVVYALGSLGISAAMLHNWPDPNGYWRDNDLWSYGLLCAVYLPLAVRRRFPVPVLVWVALCDVVYLSLAHYPAVTVCGLGLACYTVASRRVRTVSVPAAVVTWLVLLWGTRLLEPGIGGLGVAFVTSTAAVTWVTGDVSRRFAERGERLAALTRQLRDEQEERTRRAVTDECMRIARELHDVIAHHVSVISIQAGVADYVFTSDPPAARQALHTAADSAREAGDEMRRMLTVLRHGTERAGSRPGEDDVQPRGLAALPPLIERVNAAGVAVRVVGEVPTRLPAGIDMCVYRIVQEALTNVLKHAHHAAVEMTFRHDTSGLSVRITDDGTGQSLPAQRDFPGHGLMGMRERATIYGGSVAAGPRPQGGYQVDLTLPIPNHQ, from the coding sequence ATGACAAGACCCTCCGCCCCGTTCACGATCCCGCGCCTTCAGCTCCTGGCCCAGATCGCGGATGTGGTCTACGCGCTGGGGTCGCTGGGGATCTCCGCCGCCATGCTTCACAACTGGCCCGACCCCAACGGGTACTGGCGCGACAACGACCTGTGGTCCTACGGCCTGCTGTGCGCCGTCTACCTCCCTCTCGCCGTCCGCCGCCGGTTCCCCGTCCCCGTCCTGGTCTGGGTCGCGCTGTGCGACGTGGTCTACCTGAGCCTGGCCCACTATCCCGCCGTGACCGTATGCGGGCTCGGCCTGGCCTGCTACACCGTCGCCTCCCGTCGGGTCCGTACCGTCTCCGTGCCCGCCGCAGTGGTCACCTGGCTCGTACTCCTGTGGGGAACCCGTCTGCTGGAGCCCGGGATCGGAGGCCTCGGCGTCGCCTTCGTCACGTCCACCGCCGCGGTCACCTGGGTCACCGGTGACGTCTCCCGCCGCTTCGCGGAACGCGGCGAACGCCTGGCCGCCCTCACACGGCAACTGAGGGACGAACAGGAGGAGAGGACGCGCCGCGCGGTCACCGACGAGTGCATGCGCATCGCCCGCGAACTCCACGACGTCATCGCCCACCACGTCTCCGTCATCTCCATCCAGGCGGGGGTGGCCGACTACGTCTTCACCTCCGACCCGCCCGCCGCACGCCAGGCCCTGCACACGGCCGCGGACAGCGCCCGCGAGGCCGGCGACGAGATGCGGCGCATGCTGACCGTCCTGCGGCACGGCACCGAACGGGCCGGCTCTCGTCCCGGCGAGGACGACGTACAACCGCGGGGACTGGCCGCGCTCCCGCCCCTGATCGAACGCGTCAACGCGGCCGGAGTCGCCGTACGGGTCGTGGGAGAGGTCCCCACCCGCCTTCCCGCGGGCATCGACATGTGCGTCTACCGGATCGTCCAAGAGGCCCTCACCAACGTTCTCAAACACGCTCACCACGCCGCCGTCGAGATGACCTTCCGCCACGACACCTCGGGCCTCAGCGTGCGCATCACAGATGACGGAACCGGCCAATCCTTGCCCGCACAGCGAGATTTCCCAGGTCACGGCTTGATGGGCATGAGGGAGCGGGCCACAATCTACGGCGGTAGCGTCGCTGCCGGCCCCCGCCCCCAGGGCGGATACCAGGTCGACCTCACCCTGCCGATACCGAACCACCAGTGA
- a CDS encoding sensor histidine kinase, with amino-acid sequence MRLNPRALLTRLPFRARLAMAFSGLFLLAGILLLAFVVVLARYGTSQQVQGISVTYGGDLPTGTATPFGPVHPTRPDPTLDPPSDVAMIQKIDRTVRAVQDTALRQMVLWSAVGLLVMALLAGFLGWWLAGRALRPVASMTEAARRISEQNLHQRLALTGPDDELHRLADTFDTMLDRLEKSFESQRRFVANASHELKTPLAVQRTTLQVGLADPLPDGLTEVREDLLNANREAEQLINALLLLARSDRGLEQTEPVDLTTTARLVVAELAPLAAESGLRLETDARSPMVLPGDPVLLRHLLTNVIRNAIQYNHPGGHVLVRAGASTVSVTNSGPRVPADRVPDLFEPFRRLDGDRTATSGHGLGLSIAASIAQAHHATLAARPGPEGGLTVTLHFP; translated from the coding sequence GTGCGGCTGAACCCCCGGGCACTGCTCACGAGGCTGCCCTTCCGCGCCCGCCTCGCCATGGCCTTCTCGGGGCTGTTCCTCCTCGCCGGCATCCTCCTCCTCGCCTTCGTGGTGGTGCTCGCACGCTACGGAACGTCCCAACAGGTCCAGGGCATCTCGGTCACCTACGGCGGCGACCTGCCGACCGGCACAGCCACCCCCTTCGGGCCCGTACACCCCACCCGCCCGGACCCCACGCTCGATCCCCCGAGCGATGTCGCCATGATCCAGAAGATCGACCGGACCGTGCGGGCCGTCCAGGACACGGCACTGCGCCAGATGGTGCTCTGGTCGGCCGTCGGCCTCCTCGTCATGGCCCTCCTCGCCGGATTCCTCGGGTGGTGGCTCGCCGGACGGGCACTGCGCCCCGTCGCCTCCATGACCGAAGCCGCCCGCCGCATCAGCGAACAGAACCTGCACCAACGCCTCGCGCTCACCGGACCCGACGACGAACTCCACCGCCTCGCCGACACCTTCGACACCATGCTCGACCGGCTGGAGAAATCCTTCGAGAGCCAGCGCCGCTTCGTCGCCAACGCCTCCCACGAGCTCAAAACGCCGCTCGCGGTTCAGCGCACCACCCTCCAGGTCGGCCTGGCCGACCCCCTGCCCGACGGCCTCACCGAAGTCCGCGAAGACCTGCTCAACGCCAATCGGGAAGCGGAACAGCTCATCAACGCCCTCCTGCTCCTGGCCCGCAGCGACCGCGGACTGGAGCAGACCGAGCCCGTGGACCTCACGACGACCGCCCGGCTCGTGGTCGCCGAACTCGCCCCCCTCGCAGCCGAGTCCGGGCTGCGCCTCGAGACCGACGCACGCTCCCCGATGGTCCTCCCCGGTGACCCCGTCCTGCTACGGCACCTCCTGACGAACGTGATCCGCAATGCCATCCAGTACAACCACCCCGGCGGCCACGTCCTCGTGCGAGCCGGGGCCTCCACCGTGTCGGTGACCAACTCCGGCCCCCGCGTCCCCGCCGACCGCGTCCCCGACCTGTTCGAGCCCTTCCGCCGCCTCGACGGCGACCGTACGGCCACCTCGGGCCACGGTCTGGGCCTGTCGATCGCGGCCTCCATCGCCCAGGCCCACCACGCCACGCTGGCCGCCCGTCCCGGCCCGGAGGGCGGACTCACCGTCACCCTGCACTTCCCCTGA